The sequence GCAATTGTAGCATGCCTTCTGGAGATAAAGATTCCTGAGGTAACCTGCAAAGAATGGATCTCCCCAGTGATGAACATTTTTAGAGCTACCATCTTCAAATGTTATTTGAATATTAAACTCGTCCCACGACTCTGCTTTGTGCCGAAAGTTGATACGAGAAAGTTTCTTTCCCTCCTTTTTGGACAGCCACTCCAAGTATTTGTCAAACACTACATACGATGGAACTCCATGGCATACAACTTCAACAGTAATCAGATTCGAATATTTACGACGAGTGAACTTCCTCAGTGCCGATACTTGGCAGGGAGTGCCCGAAAATAGAACCAGTGAACCACTTCTGACCTCTTTAAGAACCTCTTTATAGGATTTGCCCACGTTGCTGGGAAGGTACTTCGAGCCCATTATCAAAGGCAGATCTTCCAAACGGGTAACTTTTATATGCTTAACCCGGTTTGCTCCATCCCATGCAACTCCAAAGACACTCCCCCCCTCTTCAATTACATACCGAGCAAGTTCATAAAAGATTCCACCAGAAGAACTTTTGATTCTCACTTCTCTATCATTGGACCATCCAGCGTAAATAATTGGTTCACGAAGCCTATCTGGAATGAGGGAAGGAGAGATAACAGGGCAGAATTCTTGACAAACCCCACAATATGTACAGTTTTCGTTAATAATGGGAATGTAAAATCCTTCTCTGCTAATTTTCATCTCAATTGCATTATACGGACACGCATTATAACACCCAAAACATCCAGTACACTTATCTGTCCCTATCACGTCAATTGCTGGGGGGGCTTTCTGTCTTGGGAGAAGAGTACTCATTTGACATCTCCCTCCAGAGATTTTATTATCCTCCTTTCAATCCAATGAACCTGAGACAATGCTCTCCTTTTTTCTTTTAACACATTTAATCTTATAGTTTTTTTAATGGACATATAGTTGCTTCTGCAATATTCTATCTTGTTTAAAATCTCATCCACTATTTTTCCACTCTCCCACAAATCAGGGGTTGACTTGATAATTAATTGAGGGATACCTATCCGTTCTCCCAAAATAGCATCATACTTTATAGAGTACGAGATAGCCACGGCGATCCCTCCCAGTTGGAGAGTGGATATTGCCGCGTGCATCCTTCCAGTTATAGTTAGGAAACTGCGGCCCAAAATAATTCTCGCTTCCAAGGGGGAGATTACATCATGAATCAAAACCATAGGAACGTCTGGGGTTGAACTCGCAATATGACGAATGACATATGCATCACTTACATAAGAAGGATTGTGAACATGAGCTAATAAAACGATATCGTATTGAGGGTATCTATCATGAAGCGCTCTTATCACATGAATCCAAGCTTCATAGTACTTATCAAAATCTTCTGCGTATTTCATCCATAAACCAGATGGTACCAGTACAATATATCTTCTATCCCTTAATCCATATTTACCAAGTACACTACTATAATCTTGTGAGTGTTGTCGAGGTAAGTCCAAAAATGCTAAATCTGAACCCCTAAATACTGTGTCAGGGGCTAAACCTAGGGTGTCAACAGCATAAGAATAGGACCAATCATCCCTAACTGATATGAATGGCTCTCTTAAAAAGAATCTTGCAAATTTACGTTTCCATCCCGTAAACGGTCCAATTGTTTGACCAATCAAGAAAACCTTTTTTCTTCTGGATATCAACTTTAAATATGCCAATTCCATAAACAAACCTGGATTAAAATAATATTCAGAAAAAACATCTCCCCCGAGGTATATAATTATATTGTAAGTATTTCTTAGCAAGATTCGTGGTAGATATAGCAGATAGTAAATAAAATAATAGATAAGATACGAAAGTAGGCTTTTTTGTAATATTATTTTGGGGCTATGCACTTTGAGATTCAGTTTGTTCTCAA comes from Thermococcus litoralis DSM 5473 and encodes:
- a CDS encoding polysaccharide pyruvyl transferase family protein, which codes for MRALIRIWNVFNYGEEMMLTTLVSSFSKKIGSISVIHSPNVSFEDAEGRINALFENKLNLKVHSPKIILQKSLLSYLIYYFIYYLLYLPRILLRNTYNIIIYLGGDVFSEYYFNPGLFMELAYLKLISRRKKVFLIGQTIGPFTGWKRKFARFFLREPFISVRDDWSYSYAVDTLGLAPDTVFRGSDLAFLDLPRQHSQDYSSVLGKYGLRDRRYIVLVPSGLWMKYAEDFDKYYEAWIHVIRALHDRYPQYDIVLLAHVHNPSYVSDAYVIRHIASSTPDVPMVLIHDVISPLEARIILGRSFLTITGRMHAAISTLQLGGIAVAISYSIKYDAILGERIGIPQLIIKSTPDLWESGKIVDEILNKIEYCRSNYMSIKKTIRLNVLKEKRRALSQVHWIERRIIKSLEGDVK
- a CDS encoding Coenzyme F420 hydrogenase/dehydrogenase, beta subunit C-terminal domain, whose translation is MSTLLPRQKAPPAIDVIGTDKCTGCFGCYNACPYNAIEMKISREGFYIPIINENCTYCGVCQEFCPVISPSLIPDRLREPIIYAGWSNDREVRIKSSSGGIFYELARYVIEEGGSVFGVAWDGANRVKHIKVTRLEDLPLIMGSKYLPSNVGKSYKEVLKEVRSGSLVLFSGTPCQVSALRKFTRRKYSNLITVEVVCHGVPSYVVFDKYLEWLSKKEGKKLSRINFRHKAESWDEFNIQITFEDGSSKNVHHWGDPFFAGYLRNLYLQKACYNCKFNRLPRNADLTLGDFWGIPKKLYNKEGTSVILVNTSIGDIILNNLKKLGRITLHPITSVSTATKKNPRLLGSSLEVPPLRKEIIELTSREGFGSIVRYTRPLGSFKLRARHYLLLLRRLLKGY